A window of Enterobacter ludwigii genomic DNA:
AAAAGCCTGGCGTTAAGCCAGGCTCGGTTTTTCTCCCTCTCCCCGTGGGAGAGGGTCGGGATGAGGGCACCCACCCTCACAGTTTAAACTAAGCGGTTTTTCGCATCCGCAATCGCCTGCGCGACCTGCTTAGGTGACACGCCGCCTTTCGCCGCACGCTTATCCAGACAAGACTGTAATGCCAGAATCGGATAAACATCATCCCCGATAACCGCGCTGAACTTCTGCAGCTCGGCAAGCGCCAGATCTTCCAGCGGTTTACCCTGGCGAATCGCTTCCACTACCGCTTCGCCCACAATATGGTGCGCTTCACGGAACGGTACGCCTTTCGCAACGAGGTAATCCGCCAGCTCAGTGGAGTTGGCATACCCCTGCTGCGCCGCTTCCTGGCAACGCGGGCGTTTCACCTGAATACCATCCAGCACCAGTGCGCCCATATGCAGACAGTCCAGCCAGGTGTCGAGCGCGTCGAACAGCCCTTCTTTGTCTTCCTGCATATCTTTGTTATACGCCAGCGGCAGCCCTTTCAGGGTCATCATCATGCCGGTCAGCGCGCCCTGGACGCGGCCACACTTGCCGCGGATAAGCTCCAGCGCATCCGGGTTTTTCTTCTGCGGCATCAGGGAAGAACCTGAAGTCACACGGTCAGACAACTCGACAAACCCGGCCTCACCGGAGTTGAAGAAGATCAGGTCTTCTGCGAAACGCGACAGGTGGACCATGCCGATTGAAGCATTTGAGAGCAGTTCCAGCACGTGGTCACGGTCAGACACGCTGTCCAGGCTGTTACGGGTGGCAGAGGCAAAGCCCAACCAGCCTGCCAGCTGTTCACGGTCAATTTCATACGCCGTACCGGCCAGCGCGCCGCTACCCAGCGGACTCACGTCCAGACGTTTCAGGGTATCCTGCAGACGGCTTTCATCACGCGCCAGCATCTCGACATAGGCCAGGCACCAGTGCGCAAACGTCACTGGCTGCGCACGTTGCAGGTGGGTATAACCCGGCATGACCGCGTCCTGGTTGTTCTGCGCGGTTTCCACCAGCGCACTCTGCAGTTGACGGTTAGCGGCCAGCAGTTCGCCAACGGTATCTTTACACCACAGCTTCAGATCGGTTGCGACCTGGTCGTTACGGCTACGGCCAGTGTGCAGCTTCTTACCCAACTGACCGACTTTATCGATCAGTTTGCCTTCTACCCAGCTGTGAATGTCTTCGGCATCACTCTGGAGAATTTGATCCGGGTTCAGGCGCACTTCTTCCAGCAGGTTGTTCAGCGCTTCTTCCAGCTGCTGCTGTTCCTCTGCGGTCAGTACGCCAACTGTCACCAGCGCTTTGGACCAGGCCACAGAGCCGACAATATCCTGTTCGGCCAGGCGGTAGTCGAAGCGCAAAGAGTCGTTGAACTGTTTGAACCGCTGATCCGCTGCCTGTGTAAAACGCCCACCCCAAAGTGCCATAACATCGTTCCTTTATTCGTTAGTTCCGCCGGGTGGCGCTACGCTTACCCGGCCTACGGTCATTCAATAAAAACTTACGCTAAAATACGCGTGCCAATCGGCGTGCCGTTAAACAGCGCCGGGAGTTGCTCCGCGTGACGCCAGGAGGCGATATCGACCGGACGACCGAGCGTGCGCGCGGCATCCAGTGCAGCGTTCACTTTGACGATCATACCGTCGGTAATAATGCCCTGCGCAATCAGCTGCTCGGCTTTCGCCGCCGTCATTTCCGCAATGCGCTGACCTTTGCCGTCCAGAATACCGCTCACGTCGGAAAGCAGGATCAGGTCTGCGCCCAGCGTTGCCGCCAGTGCCGTTGCCGCCTGGTCCGCATTCACGTTCATCAGCTCACCCTCTTCGGTGACACCGATAGAACTGACCACCGGCAGGAAACCACCGTCCAGCAACGTGTTAATCAGCTTAGGCGAACCTGGCTGCGCCAGTCCAACATGACCGAGTTCTTCGTCGAGCTGAGTCACTTTTACGCTATCGCCATCGCCCAGGTAGAGGCCAACGGAAGCAATATGGTGTTTCTTCGCCCATGCCAGTAGCGTTTTGTTCGCCGTCCCCGCCAGCGCACCGGTGATGATGTCAATCTGATCGGCAGGCGTAACGCGCAGACCATTTTTCTTTTTCACCGGCAGGTTGAGCCCTTTCATCAGCTCATCCACCACGCAGCCGCCACCGTGAACAATCACCAACGGACGTTGGTGCGATTCGCGATAGTTAACCAGCGCGGTAAAAAGACGCTCCAGCGCCTCTTCGCTGTCCAGCAGTACACCACCGAGTTTGATAATTAATGGGTTCATCATCACACCTTAAATAAGAGCCTGCGTTTCAGGGAAGCCGAAACGAATATTTGCGCACTGCATGGCCTGAGCGGCAGCGCCTTTGAGTAAGTTATCTTCTGCGGCGACCACAATCAGGTGTTCGCCCTGCACAGCAAAGCCGATATCGCAGAACGGCAGACCGACCACGTTTTTCAGCGCCGGGACGCCTTTATCGTACAAACGCACCAGCGGTTTATCCGCGTATGCCTGAGTGAAGACCTCGTTCACCTGTTCTTTGGTTACGCCCGGTTTCAGGCGGCAGGTAATGGTTTCGAGGATCCCACGCGGGAAGCTGCCCAGGTGCGGGGTGAAAATCACCTCCGCGCCCAGATGGGTGGTAATTTCAGGGTGATGACGGTGGTTAAACACACCATACGGCTGAAGGCTCACTTCGCAGAAGCTGTTGGAGATAGCAGCCTTGCGCCCGGCACCGCTCACGCCACTGGTGGCGTTGATCACTGGCCACTGGTTCAGATCCAGCAGGCCCGCGTCGATCAAAGGCTTAAGAGAAAGCTGCGCCGCCGTTGGATAGCAGCCCGGGACTGCAATCAGATCCGCTTCTTTCAGTTTGTCTGCGCTCCACTCCGCCAGGCCGTACACCGCTTTTTCAAGCAGATCCGGGTGCTGATGGGTAAAACCGTAATATTTTTCATAGAACGCGCCATCGTTAACACGGAACGCGCCAGAGAGGTCGAACACCACACAACCGGCCGCCAGAAATTGCGGTGCCAGGTCGTGGCTGACTTCGTGCGCAGTGGCCAAAAACACCACGTCGACGCCTTCGGTGAACTCACTGATGTCAGACATTGGCTGCAACGGCAGATCAACAATGCCCTTAAGTTGCGGATGCAAATCAGAAATTAACTTTCCTGCATCATTGCTTTGCGCTGACACGGTCAAAGCGGTTATGGTCATATGTGGATGGCGATTCACGTAGCTTACAAGCTCTGCGCCCGCATAACCGCTAGCGCCTACAATCAGCGTATTCAACATCGGGTTCCTTTATGCTCAACGTTAATGTATTTTTATTCACATTTATTGCATGAATATTGATACTATCACGACCTAAGGTGTGTCAACAATGAAAATGAACTTACCGCCATTTATCGAGATCTACCGCGCCCTGATTGCCACACCGTCCATCAGTGCAACCGAAGAAGCGCTGGATCAGAGCAATGAGTCTTTAATCAATCTGCTGGCGGGTTGGTTTAGCGATCTTGGGTTTAACGTTGAGGTTCAGCCCGTCCCCGGAACCCGCCACAAATTTAACCTGCTCGCCAGCACCGGAACCGGTGCGGGCGGCCTGCTGCTGGCCGGTCATACTGACACCGTACCGTTTGACGACGGCCGCTGGACGCGCGATCCGTTCACCCTGACCGAACATGACAACAAGCTCTACGGTCTGGGCACCGCCGACATGAAAGGATTCTTCGCCTTTATCCTCGACGCGCTGCGTGACGTCGACGTGACGAAACTGAAGAAACCGCTCTACATTCTGGCGACCGCCGATGAAGAAACCAGCATGGCGGGCGCTCGCTACTTCTCTGAAAACACGTCGATTCGCCCGGATTGCGCGATCATCGGCGAGCCAACGTCTCTGCAACCGATTCGCGCGCACAAAGGCCATATCTCGACGGCAGTGCGCGTGCTGGGCCAGTCCGGCCACTCCAGCGACCCGGCGCGCGGCGTGAATGCCATTGAGCTGATGCACGATGCCATCGGCCACATCATGCAGCTGCGTGATTCCCTGAAAGAGCGCTATCACCATGATTCGTTCACCGTTCCTTATCCGACGCTGAACCTCGGTAGCCTTCACGGCGGCGATGCCTCCAACCGTATCTGCGCCTGTTGCGAGCTGCACATGGATATCCGCCCGCTGCCGGGTATGACGCTGAGCGATCTGAACGGATTACTGACAGAAGCCCTTGCACCGGTGAGTGAACGCTGGCCAGGCCGTCTGACGGTTTCCGATCTGCATCCGCCAATTCCGGGCTATGAGTGCCCGCCGGATCACCAGTTGGTCGACGTGGTGGAAAAACTGCTCGGCGAGAAAACCGATGTGGTGAACTACTGCACCGAAGCGCCGTTTATTCAAACGCTCTGCCCGACGCTGGTCCTTGGCCCTGGCTCCATCAACCAGGCCCACCAGCCGGATGAGTATCTGGAAACTCGCTTTATCAAGCCAACCCGCGAACTGATTACTCAGGTTGTGCATCACTTCTGCTGGCATTAATGACCTTTCCCCTCTCATCTGAGAGGGGAAAATCTCGCGATCTCCGTCACATTCCCATAAGCATCACTTATCTGACGCGAAGCGAATTAAATTTCGTAAATTACCCACATTTATTCGTTTGCTGAACCGTTTTCGCAGCAATTGACGACGGGGGTTTTACGTGGCTTTATAAAGGGAGATGACAAAATAATGTCCAGAAGAGTTTCGACTGGGCATAAACAAAAATGATGGGGTGACTGGGTTTTTATGAACGAACAATATTCCGCGTTGCGTAGTAATGTCAGTATGCTCGGCAAAGTGCTTGGAGATACCATCAAAGATGCGTTGGGGGAGAACATCCTCGACCGTGTTGAAACCATCCGCAAGCTATCGAAATCTTCTCGTGCAGGTAATGAGGCCAATCGTCAGGAGCTGCTAACCACGTTGCAGAACCTCTCTAACGATGAGCTGTTACCCGTTGCACGCGCATTCAGCCAGTTCCTTAACCTGGCAAACACCGCTGAGCAATACCACAGCATTTCGCCAAATGGCGAAGCTGCCAGCAACCCGGAAGTCATTGCCCGTACGCTTCGTAAACTCAAAGATCAGCCAGGCCTCAATGAAGACACCATCAAAAAAGCGGTGGAGTCCCTTTCGCTGGAGCTGGTACTGACCGCGCACCCAACCGAAATCACCCGTCGTACCCTGATCCATAAAATGGTGGAAGTGAACAACTGCCTGAAGCAGTTGGATAACAAAGACATCGCTGACTACGAGCGCAACCAGCTGATGCGCCGCCTGCGCCAGCTGATTGCCCAATCCTGGCACACCGATGAAATTCGTAAGCATCGCCCAAGCCCGGTTGATGAAGCCAAATGGGGCTTTGCGGTGGTAGAAAACAGCCTGTGGGAAGGGGTTCCTAACTACCTGCGCGAGCTGAACGAACAGCTGGAAGAGAACCTGGGCTACCGCCTGCCGGTGGATTTTGTTCCAGTGCGCTTCACCTCCTGGATGGGCGGAGACCGCGACGGCAACCCGAACGTGACCGCAGAGATCACCCGTCATGTCCTGTTGCTGAGCCGCTGGAAGGCCACCGACCTGTTCCTGAAAGACATTCAGGTACTGATTTCCGAACTGTCGATGGTTGAAGCAACACCGGAACTGCGCGAGCTGGCTGGTGAAGAAGGTGCCAGCGAGCCGTATCGTTTCCTGATGAAAAAACTGCGCAGTCAACTGATGGCTACTCAGGCCTGGCTGGAAGCACGACTTAAAGGCCAGCGCCTGCCAAAACCCGAAGGTCTTCTGAGCCAGAACGAACAGCTCTGGGAGCCCCTGTACGCCTGTTATAAATCTCTGCAGGCCTGTG
This region includes:
- the argE gene encoding acetylornithine deacetylase: MKMNLPPFIEIYRALIATPSISATEEALDQSNESLINLLAGWFSDLGFNVEVQPVPGTRHKFNLLASTGTGAGGLLLAGHTDTVPFDDGRWTRDPFTLTEHDNKLYGLGTADMKGFFAFILDALRDVDVTKLKKPLYILATADEETSMAGARYFSENTSIRPDCAIIGEPTSLQPIRAHKGHISTAVRVLGQSGHSSDPARGVNAIELMHDAIGHIMQLRDSLKERYHHDSFTVPYPTLNLGSLHGGDASNRICACCELHMDIRPLPGMTLSDLNGLLTEALAPVSERWPGRLTVSDLHPPIPGYECPPDHQLVDVVEKLLGEKTDVVNYCTEAPFIQTLCPTLVLGPGSINQAHQPDEYLETRFIKPTRELITQVVHHFCWH
- the argH gene encoding argininosuccinate lyase, with amino-acid sequence MALWGGRFTQAADQRFKQFNDSLRFDYRLAEQDIVGSVAWSKALVTVGVLTAEEQQQLEEALNNLLEEVRLNPDQILQSDAEDIHSWVEGKLIDKVGQLGKKLHTGRSRNDQVATDLKLWCKDTVGELLAANRQLQSALVETAQNNQDAVMPGYTHLQRAQPVTFAHWCLAYVEMLARDESRLQDTLKRLDVSPLGSGALAGTAYEIDREQLAGWLGFASATRNSLDSVSDRDHVLELLSNASIGMVHLSRFAEDLIFFNSGEAGFVELSDRVTSGSSLMPQKKNPDALELIRGKCGRVQGALTGMMMTLKGLPLAYNKDMQEDKEGLFDALDTWLDCLHMGALVLDGIQVKRPRCQEAAQQGYANSTELADYLVAKGVPFREAHHIVGEAVVEAIRQGKPLEDLALAELQKFSAVIGDDVYPILALQSCLDKRAAKGGVSPKQVAQAIADAKNRLV
- the argB gene encoding acetylglutamate kinase, whose product is MMNPLIIKLGGVLLDSEEALERLFTALVNYRESHQRPLVIVHGGGCVVDELMKGLNLPVKKKNGLRVTPADQIDIITGALAGTANKTLLAWAKKHHIASVGLYLGDGDSVKVTQLDEELGHVGLAQPGSPKLINTLLDGGFLPVVSSIGVTEEGELMNVNADQAATALAATLGADLILLSDVSGILDGKGQRIAEMTAAKAEQLIAQGIITDGMIVKVNAALDAARTLGRPVDIASWRHAEQLPALFNGTPIGTRILA
- the argC gene encoding N-acetyl-gamma-glutamyl-phosphate reductase, encoding MLNTLIVGASGYAGAELVSYVNRHPHMTITALTVSAQSNDAGKLISDLHPQLKGIVDLPLQPMSDISEFTEGVDVVFLATAHEVSHDLAPQFLAAGCVVFDLSGAFRVNDGAFYEKYYGFTHQHPDLLEKAVYGLAEWSADKLKEADLIAVPGCYPTAAQLSLKPLIDAGLLDLNQWPVINATSGVSGAGRKAAISNSFCEVSLQPYGVFNHRHHPEITTHLGAEVIFTPHLGSFPRGILETITCRLKPGVTKEQVNEVFTQAYADKPLVRLYDKGVPALKNVVGLPFCDIGFAVQGEHLIVVAAEDNLLKGAAAQAMQCANIRFGFPETQALI